The window ATAAAAACCAATCTTTTAAATATCATAATCAAGTTATGGGATCATCAGGTGGTGATCCCATTTTTTTTGCAACTGTTCACAGCCACTATATCTCCACCGGCTCAGTGCAGCCAGCCTATCAGGCGATAGCTGATTGATCTGATCACGCACATTTACAACACCGGTGGAAACTTATAACTCAAGTTTCGCACCCCGTTTTTACGTAAAGTAATGCCCTGACGGCACGCAAAATATAAAATCAGATGTGAATCGAAACGGTTATATTTTTTTCTGTAAGGGGATATGTGGGTCATCTATTTCACCTTTTCGCAGTGTCCGGATATTTGGGATAGACCGTCCCTTTTATATTGTTTAGCAACAAATAGACGTTATTCCAAATATCCGGACACGCTGCGACTGATTCAGTTCATATCCCCTGGAAGAAAATAATATAATCGTCTCGATTCACACCTTCAACACCAATCGGCGCTTCAAGAATACCGACTCCAGCGTAGATAAGGGGTGCGAAACTTGGGTTATAAGTTTAAGATGGTGCAACCTTTTTGTTCCCGGGGAACATGAACGGTTGCTTTTATTTCCGGGATTCATCCGTGCTTGACACACAAATTTCATTTGTCTATACTTATTTTAAATCTCACTTCTTACACTTTGACAGTCTGATAAAGTATCACCGATGGCGTCGTAGTTTGATCCTATGAGCATTTCATCATTAAAAGCAATCTCTCCTGTTGATGGCCGCTATCAAAAGGTGGCCGGGAAATTAAGCGACTACTTTTCTGAAAGTGCCCTGATAAAATATCGTGTATTCGTTGAAATAGAGTACTTTATTGCCCTGTGTGACATACCGCTCCCTCAGTTGAAAAGTCTGGATAAAGCCTTAACCGGCACTCTGCGAGCTATTTATAAAGACTTTTCCGATAATGATGCCATAAAAGTTAAAAATATCGAGAAGATAACCAACCATGATGTTAAAGCCGTAGAGTATTTTCTTAAGGAAAGATTTGATGAACTGGGGCTGGGTCAACATAAAGAGTTTATTCATTTTGGGTTAACATCACAGGATATTAATAATACAGCCATCCCATATTCTTTAAAAAAGGCATATTTTGATGTTTTAAAACCCGCCCTTGATGAAGCCATAGATGTGCTGGGTAAAAAAGCCGCAACATGGAAAAACATCCCCATGCTTGCTCGAACTCATGGACAGCCGGCATCGCCCACAAGCCTGGGTAAGGAGGTGTATGTTTTTGTTGAACGGTTATTAAACCAAACCGCTCTGATAAAACAAATTCCTTTTTCAGCTAAATTCGGCGGTGCAACAGGCAATTTCAATGCGCATCAGGTGGCTTATCCCGACATTGACTGGATTTCTTTCGCAGATCATTTTATTAAACATATTCTGAAACTTGAACGCTTAAAAGTAACCACTCAGATTGAGCACTATGATCACCTGGCTGCATTTTTTGATAATCTTAAACGGATCAATACCATATTTATCGATTTAAACCGCGATATCTGGTCTTATATTTCCCTGAATTATTTCAAACAAAAGCTTAAAAAAGGGGAAGTGGGATCTTCGGTGATGCCCCATAAGGTAAATCCCATTGACTTCGAAAATTCGGAAGGCAACCTGGGAATTGCCAATGCCCTGTTTGAGCATCTTGCTGCAAAGCTCCCTGTTTCAAGACTGCAAAGGGACCTGACCGATTCCACGGTTACCCGAAATATCGGTGTTCCTGTTGCTCATATGTTTATTGCTCTAAAATCATTTTTAACAGGATTTAGCAAATTATTACTTAACGAAGAAACAATTCGCATGGATCTGCAGAACAACTGGGCGGTTGTTGCTGAAGCGATTCAAACCGTTTTACGTCGAGAGGGGTATCCCAAACCCTATGAAGCATTGAAAGAGTTGACCCGTACCCATAGACACATTGATCAAAAAAAAATAGCCCAATTTATTAACACCCTCAATGTGAGTCAAAATGTTAAACAAGAATTAATTAAAATCACCCCGGAAAATTATACAGGGGTTTATGGTTTTTAACTGATCGTATGGCATGTTTTAATAGGAGATAATTAAGCAATGGATAAAATAACTGCCCTGATCGAAGCAAGGCCGTTTTGCGTTTTTGACAACGGCCCGATGGAAAAACTTAAAAAAGAAGGGTTACATATCATTGATATGCGAGGTTCCGGTATTGATGATGTGAAATTTGTTGAAGCTTTGAAAGATGTGGATGCCGTGCTGTGCGGCAACGACCTGCTGGTTAATGATGCCATGCTGGATATGGCCCCCCGTTTGAAAGCAATCGCCAAGATGGGCGTGGGACTAGATACTGTGGATATTGAAGCAGCTTCCAATCACAATGCGATTGTCTTTAATACCCCTGGAGCAAATAACCAGGCTGTGGCCGACCACACGTTTGCCCTTATTTTAAGCCTGGCCAGAAAAATTGTTTTTTGTGATCAAAGTCTTCGAGATAAACACTGGGAACATACTAAAATCATGGGTATGGAAATCTGGCAAAAAACCATCGGATTAATCGGGCTGGGCGCCATCGGCAGGTGCGTCGCGCTAAGGGCAAAGGGATTTAAAATGAAGATTGTGGCATATGATCCTTTCTGGCCAGAGGAATTTGCCGAAGAGCATGGCATCGAAAAACTGGAAATTTATGATTTACTGAAGGTCTCTGACATTGTCAGTCTACACCTGCCGCTGACTGAGGAAAGTAGAGGAATGATTAATAAAAAGACCTTGCAAAGCATGAAACCCACGGCACTTCTCATCAATGCAGCCAGGGGAGAAATAGTAAAAGAACAAGACCTTTATCATGCCTTAAAGGACAATGTGATTGCGGGTGCTGGACTCGATGTTTTTGAAAATGAGCCCCCGACCAATTCGCCGCTTCTTACGCTTGATAATGTGGTGATGACACCTCACATTGCCGCATTCACCCGTGACGCACTGAACAATATGTGCTCAGGTATTGCCGATCAGCTTATTGAATACGCCAAAGGGAATAAACCTGCCCATTTGGTAAATCCTGAAGTTTTTAATCGGGCATAGGCCTGACTACCTTAATACCTTGATGCATTGATACAAAGCCCGCAAAAACCGGAAGGAAAGATTTTATCGGTGTCTTCCGGATCGTAAAGAGGATCAGTTTGCTCAACTAAAAGGGTGTAATGAAAAAATATTTTTCGGTTTGGTGGATTATTACAATCTTGGTATCATGCTCAACCATTCCGCCACCCAGAGTGGAAAATGGAACATATATAAATCCGGAATTCGGATTTTCGCTTAAAATACCAAGTGGCTGGGTAAATTCTAAGCCTATCCCCCCGTGGGTCCTTGATCAAATACCCCCGACGGAAAAAATGTATTTAAAATTTATGTTCACCAATACCCAACCTCAACTGGGAATAATGAGTAAAGGACGCATCCTTGCCTCATGTAGCAAGCTTGAGATCCCCTGGGAAAAATTGATTTTGTCATGGGATAAAGTAACAGCCCTCTTAACCAAAAGGCTGGGAAACAAAAAAATTAGCACCGATAGAAAGTCACACATAAAGAAATATTCCTATCGGACTTATAATTTGTCAACAGCAGTCTGTCTTATTCCTGCCTATGATGAGGAGATAGACGAATATCATCTTAAACTGTTAACAAATTGTTTTTATTACAAGTGCAATGATCTGATGGCATGTAAAATAGTTTTTTATGCCATATCAACGCCCGAAATGTTCAAAACAAATTCACCGGCTTACAAGAAAATGATTCAGACCTTCACCATCATCGATGAGAAGTATTAGCGGAGAAGTATCTGTGTATCAAAAAAAAATACTCGTTGTGTTGTGCTTAATCGGTTTATCAATCTCAGGCTCTGGCTCTGGCTGTGTCTCAAAAACGAAATATATGAAACTTGAAGCCCGTTTGCATAATGCGGAAAAACAGGCGGTGCAAAATAAAAATAAAATGAAAGAGCTCACAGATGCTCAAAGCAATTATGAATATCAGAAAATAATAAACACACAACTTGCCGGGAAAATAAAAAAACTTGAACTGGAAATTAAGAAAAAGCAGTCGGTGATTAGGCTCCAGAAAAAGATAATAAGCCTGCTCGACGATACAAAAAAAACGATTGAAGCCAGTCTGAAGGATCAAATTGCACAACAGCAAATTGAAGTGGTCAATATGGAAGACAAATTGAAAGTAATCTTTATAGATAAGATCCTTTTCGATTCAGGAAGTTCAACTATTAATGAAAACGGGAAAAAGCTGCTTTTAAGAATGGCTGGTTTTCTCAGGGACAATAAAAAGCAAAATATCTTGATAGAGGGACATACCGACAACGTCCCTTTAAAGGAAAGATTAAAAAAAAGATTCGCCAGCAACTGGGAATTGTCAACAGCCAGGGCCGCAGCGATTGCCCGTTTTCTTCACCAAAAAGGAAGTCTGGACCCGAAACGGCTTTCTGCCTGTGGTTACAGTTGTTATCGACCTGTTGCCCCAAACAATACAGAAAAGGGTCGCCGGCAGAATAGACGTATAGAGATCATTATGGTTCCAGCGGAGTAAGAAGCAGACTCCCGCCTATGATGCAGGCAGATAAATATCGAAAGTACTGCCATGTCCTTTTTTGCTGGACACCTTAATGATTCCCCTGTGGTTTGTTATGATACTGTAAGTTAACGCCAGGCCAAGCCCTGTGCCTTTGCCGGCTTCTTTGGTGGTAAAAAAGGGCTCAAATATCCTTGCCATCACCTTCTGCTCCATACCGGTACCGGTGTCGGTCACTGAAACGCTTACATAATTTCCCCCCAGTACTTTAAAGGGCCTGCAAAAATCGTCATTCAGCCGGATATTTTCTGTTTGAAGGTAAAGATCGCCACCCTTGGGCATGGCATGCCATGCATTCACATACAGATTAATAAGGACCTGCTCAATCTGGTTTCTATCAACTTTTACCTTCCAGATATCTTTACGAAGTTTTTTATGCAGTTCTAACTCCTTTCTGCCGCGAATGAACATGGTGGAGCTTGTTTCTATCACATCATTCAGACAGGTGGGCTTGAGTTTATATTTTTCTTTCCGGGAAAAGCCGAGAAGTTGCCTGGTAAGGTTTCCTGCGGTTGTAATACTGTTTTCAATTTCCGCGATATGCTTGTACTGAGGTTGATCACTTTTTATGTGCAGCCGCATGATAGCAATACTACCCTGGATACTCATTAGCACGTTATTAAAATCATGGGCGATACCTCCGGCTAACGTACCAATGGCTTCCATCTTCTGGGCATGGATGAGTTGGGCTTCCAGTTGCTTTTTTTCCTGCTCAATACGCAACTGCTTGGTAATATCCAGGATCAACGCTACTGTTCTAATTTTTCCGTTTGAATCCTCAAAGCGATTGGCTCTGATTTTCACGCATTTTTTTTCTCCGTTTTTACAGATAATGTCGTACTCATCGTAAGTGGCAGTTTTTTCAATATGCTGCGGGTTCAGTAAATCATCCGGAATTAGCGTTGCATCATTATCGGCCAGGTATTTTTGGAAATCACTTCCCTCTATTTCTTTAATGGAATAACCCAAAATTTTTGGCATTACACTGTTTGCATATAGTATTCTATAATGATCATCAACCACCATAATTCCATCGTGAGAGTTCTCCACCACAGATCGATACCGTTCTTCACTTTCTCGAAGAGCTTTTTCTGCTTCAATGCGTTTGCTGATATTTCTTGCCACATTCAGGATAACCTCTTTCCCCCTGTATGTAATTGGCCGGGAATGAATTTCAACGGGAATCCTGCTTCCATCGGTTTTAAAATGACAGGTGACAAGGGATATTTTGTCCTGGCTGGAATCCCTGTTTTTGCTGTCAAGCTGTTTGATAATCATTTCAGTATCTTTTTCAGGAATGATTGCGGAAAGATTCAGGTTAAAAAATAGTTCAGCTGTATATCCCAACGGCAAATAAGCCGCTTCATTGGCTTCAAGAATCCTGCCTTTTTGATCAAAAATATAAACAGCATCATCTACATTTTCCAACAGTTCCTTATAACGGGATTGCTCTTCCGCATCTTTCAGGTTTGCAAGCATAAAATTAAACGCCTGAGATAATTGGCTGAATTCCCAATAACTTTTTTCGTTACTTTCAAAAAGCAGTTCTTTATCTCCCTTGGAGATCAAAATGGCCTTTCGGGTCATTTCTTTTAAAGGCTCTATCATTTGTTTGCTTAAAAAAACGGACATGACAATCGATACCGCCAGCACAAAAATGGAAAACAATCCCATTAATAAGGTCACTC is drawn from Thermodesulfobacteriota bacterium and contains these coding sequences:
- a CDS encoding phosphoglycerate dehydrogenase, whose product is MDKITALIEARPFCVFDNGPMEKLKKEGLHIIDMRGSGIDDVKFVEALKDVDAVLCGNDLLVNDAMLDMAPRLKAIAKMGVGLDTVDIEAASNHNAIVFNTPGANNQAVADHTFALILSLARKIVFCDQSLRDKHWEHTKIMGMEIWQKTIGLIGLGAIGRCVALRAKGFKMKIVAYDPFWPEEFAEEHGIEKLEIYDLLKVSDIVSLHLPLTEESRGMINKKTLQSMKPTALLINAARGEIVKEQDLYHALKDNVIAGAGLDVFENEPPTNSPLLTLDNVVMTPHIAAFTRDALNNMCSGIADQLIEYAKGNKPAHLVNPEVFNRA
- a CDS encoding PAS domain S-box protein; its protein translation is MNPKNQKRFSSYLIATYVILVTLSVVVILAALHIYFDTRVESEFHQKLRAQRGQVEIILNNRIADIKDILKNLSFDNTIRVTLMLGAKSQLKERVTQFYPSRDGVYYFVKKSGEKTFFPDKYAKISKKAIHFAAAGLPQGKVWNEGNRLQFIWWFSAPVMHLEKHMGTVYVLYDMAQDKKLIEKIHQTVDGDITILNSGDLFRLNSPDPMHLDSIDLNRSFAKSEFISLGPDVVLSEINGVNGLFFLSSKESLIREKRRVTLLMGLFSIFVLAVSIVMSVFLSKQMIEPLKEMTRKAILISKGDKELLFESNEKSYWEFSQLSQAFNFMLANLKDAEEQSRYKELLENVDDAVYIFDQKGRILEANEAAYLPLGYTAELFFNLNLSAIIPEKDTEMIIKQLDSKNRDSSQDKISLVTCHFKTDGSRIPVEIHSRPITYRGKEVILNVARNISKRIEAEKALRESEERYRSVVENSHDGIMVVDDHYRILYANSVMPKILGYSIKEIEGSDFQKYLADNDATLIPDDLLNPQHIEKTATYDEYDIICKNGEKKCVKIRANRFEDSNGKIRTVALILDITKQLRIEQEKKQLEAQLIHAQKMEAIGTLAGGIAHDFNNVLMSIQGSIAIMRLHIKSDQPQYKHIAEIENSITTAGNLTRQLLGFSRKEKYKLKPTCLNDVIETSSTMFIRGRKELELHKKLRKDIWKVKVDRNQIEQVLINLYVNAWHAMPKGGDLYLQTENIRLNDDFCRPFKVLGGNYVSVSVTDTGTGMEQKVMARIFEPFFTTKEAGKGTGLGLALTYSIITNHRGIIKVSSKKGHGSTFDIYLPAS
- the purB gene encoding adenylosuccinate lyase, which gives rise to MSISSLKAISPVDGRYQKVAGKLSDYFSESALIKYRVFVEIEYFIALCDIPLPQLKSLDKALTGTLRAIYKDFSDNDAIKVKNIEKITNHDVKAVEYFLKERFDELGLGQHKEFIHFGLTSQDINNTAIPYSLKKAYFDVLKPALDEAIDVLGKKAATWKNIPMLARTHGQPASPTSLGKEVYVFVERLLNQTALIKQIPFSAKFGGATGNFNAHQVAYPDIDWISFADHFIKHILKLERLKVTTQIEHYDHLAAFFDNLKRINTIFIDLNRDIWSYISLNYFKQKLKKGEVGSSVMPHKVNPIDFENSEGNLGIANALFEHLAAKLPVSRLQRDLTDSTVTRNIGVPVAHMFIALKSFLTGFSKLLLNEETIRMDLQNNWAVVAEAIQTVLRREGYPKPYEALKELTRTHRHIDQKKIAQFINTLNVSQNVKQELIKITPENYTGVYGF
- a CDS encoding flagellar motor protein MotB; amino-acid sequence: MKLEARLHNAEKQAVQNKNKMKELTDAQSNYEYQKIINTQLAGKIKKLELEIKKKQSVIRLQKKIISLLDDTKKTIEASLKDQIAQQQIEVVNMEDKLKVIFIDKILFDSGSSTINENGKKLLLRMAGFLRDNKKQNILIEGHTDNVPLKERLKKRFASNWELSTARAAAIARFLHQKGSLDPKRLSACGYSCYRPVAPNNTEKGRRQNRRIEIIMVPAE